Proteins encoded in a region of the Halodesulfovibrio marinisediminis DSM 17456 genome:
- a CDS encoding GAF domain-containing protein — protein sequence MQNKTEPVGVEYLKDRVVRLEDQARFTLDALELAASLGDFQVSISSLHEPTLLLHEAVSRAATITPFTAAAVYLVDEGTSDFYLAYSDQHDWNDRIEAAINLFIDSGMFSFALREGRPVVVHADDLQRRVLLHVLETSSRVRGMFIGVFPEDTKNLTAIEMALLSIVCKNCASSVEVFELYKCFRSGGEDVVAFSDSLPTGVLDIDESGRILFANKIAGKLLGSVAAPQKKHFIDFLVPEERDRVESLLISCFALGVPVREYQTETLARPQSTMRTQTVLETVEGRKVVTLHVTSLKRNGAIVMRGVLAPADEMVTGVAQTKAI from the coding sequence ATGCAGAATAAGACAGAACCTGTCGGTGTAGAGTACCTTAAAGACAGGGTCGTAAGGTTGGAGGATCAGGCACGATTTACTCTTGATGCTTTGGAACTTGCGGCGTCTCTCGGTGATTTTCAAGTGAGCATCAGCTCGCTGCACGAACCGACACTGTTGTTGCATGAGGCAGTTTCTCGAGCGGCTACAATTACACCTTTTACTGCAGCCGCTGTATATCTTGTGGATGAGGGCACATCCGATTTTTATCTGGCGTATTCAGACCAACATGACTGGAATGATAGAATAGAAGCTGCAATTAATTTGTTTATTGATAGCGGAATGTTTTCGTTTGCCCTTAGGGAAGGACGTCCTGTGGTTGTACATGCGGATGATCTGCAGCGCAGGGTTCTGCTTCATGTTCTGGAAACTTCTTCTCGTGTGCGTGGGATGTTTATCGGGGTTTTTCCTGAAGATACTAAAAACCTCACTGCTATCGAGATGGCACTGCTTTCTATTGTATGTAAGAATTGTGCATCTTCTGTGGAAGTTTTTGAGCTATATAAGTGTTTCCGAAGTGGCGGCGAGGATGTTGTAGCTTTTTCTGACTCGCTTCCGACCGGAGTGTTGGATATAGATGAAAGCGGGCGCATTCTTTTTGCAAATAAGATTGCCGGAAAATTGTTAGGCAGTGTCGCTGCGCCGCAAAAAAAGCATTTTATTGATTTTTTGGTGCCTGAAGAGCGGGATCGAGTTGAGTCTCTTTTAATAAGCTGTTTTGCATTAGGTGTACCTGTACGTGAATACCAAACAGAAACACTTGCAAGACCTCAAAGTACAATGCGAACGCAAACCGTGCTCGAGACAGTGGAAGGAAGAAAGGTCGTAACTCTTCATGTTACTTCGTTAAAGCGAAATGGTGCTATTGTTATGCGAGGAGTGTTGGCTCCGGCAGATGAAATGGTAACAGGAGTTGCACAGACAAAAGCTATTTAG
- a CDS encoding MoaD/ThiS family protein, whose amino-acid sequence MQIEIKCFATLSDFTPEGNLLSVDDGTTIKQVIDLLGIKVEDVKIMFINGKHEALESVLKEGDRLGLFPAVGGG is encoded by the coding sequence ATGCAGATTGAAATTAAATGTTTTGCCACACTTTCTGATTTTACGCCGGAAGGAAATCTGCTCTCTGTTGATGATGGAACCACCATCAAACAGGTCATAGATCTCCTTGGTATTAAAGTTGAAGATGTGAAAATTATGTTCATTAACGGAAAGCACGAAGCGTTGGAAAGCGTGCTGAAAGAAGGAGACCGGCTTGGCCTTTTTCCTGCCGTTGGTGGCGGCTAA
- the recQ gene encoding DNA helicase RecQ, translating into MNQTPLDILRTTYGFRDFRGKQEDIINHMIGGGDALVIMPTGSGKSLCYQLPSIIRKGTGIIVSPLIALMQDQVNELVQMGVRAAFLNSSQSPQEQSMVEQQLRNGELDMLYVAPERLVTPVFLALLDTIQPALFTIDEAHCVSQWGHDFRPEYTRLSILREHFPQVPVIALTATADSPTRKDIAEQLHLQQAPVFATGFDRPNITYSIQNRERGLDQLFSFIRNNYKNESGIVYCQSRKKVEDVAAKLTDAGFNALPYHAGMSAIQRNHNQSRFMMEENVIMVATIAFGMGVNKPNVRFVVHLGLPKSLEAYHQETGRAGRDGLPADALLLYNLQDIVLARRMITRSSTNRAIIEQHKFNALLGFVETTECRRNVILSYFGEHRKEKCGNCDTCLYPIETWDGTIAAQKALSCVYRTGQRFGATHLADILIGNLTKRVTEHEHNHIKTFACGKDLGKETWKGVFRQLVALQMLDSDPENGSLKLNDISWQILRSEKTVSLRRESLSATAVKHVSKKETDAAMQDALRLPDANLLLDLLKMERTRVSREQNIPPYSVLPDKTLLELVAYRPTQKDELCNIHGIGQTKLAMYGDLILTILTNFEAEHGRPNSLPSMPQRAAAKQKKKEAGKAITGTVQKSIDLFKEYGNILRVAEERSLVPGTIYGHIARAVELGEIELAAVTAQLTADEIESVRAEVAAAIGTGTGIKGAHAALHGKYDYGLLRCIAVDLQNSGSEEW; encoded by the coding sequence ATGAACCAGACTCCATTAGACATTCTTCGGACTACGTACGGCTTTAGAGATTTCAGAGGCAAACAAGAAGATATTATCAACCACATGATTGGTGGTGGTGATGCGCTTGTTATTATGCCAACAGGCAGCGGTAAGTCGCTGTGCTACCAGTTACCATCCATCATTCGTAAGGGAACAGGCATCATTGTGTCCCCGCTGATTGCGCTTATGCAAGATCAAGTCAATGAGCTGGTACAAATGGGAGTTCGTGCTGCCTTCCTCAACTCGAGCCAAAGCCCGCAAGAACAAAGCATGGTGGAACAACAGCTCCGTAACGGCGAACTGGACATGCTGTATGTTGCTCCAGAGCGCCTCGTTACGCCGGTTTTCCTCGCCCTTCTGGACACAATTCAACCAGCACTTTTCACGATTGATGAAGCCCACTGTGTATCCCAATGGGGACACGATTTCAGGCCGGAATACACACGTCTTTCCATCCTTCGTGAACACTTCCCGCAAGTACCTGTTATCGCCCTCACGGCGACAGCAGACAGCCCTACCCGAAAAGATATTGCTGAACAGCTGCACCTTCAGCAGGCTCCTGTCTTTGCAACAGGTTTTGACCGTCCAAACATCACCTATTCAATCCAGAACAGGGAGCGAGGGCTTGATCAGCTTTTCAGCTTTATTCGCAATAACTACAAGAATGAATCCGGCATTGTTTATTGCCAGTCACGTAAAAAAGTAGAAGACGTCGCAGCAAAGCTTACTGATGCAGGATTCAATGCCCTGCCGTACCATGCAGGAATGAGCGCCATCCAGCGCAACCACAACCAGTCCCGATTCATGATGGAAGAAAATGTCATCATGGTTGCCACCATTGCATTCGGCATGGGAGTAAACAAGCCGAACGTACGATTTGTCGTGCACTTGGGGTTGCCTAAAAGCCTTGAGGCTTATCATCAGGAAACAGGCCGCGCCGGTCGTGACGGTCTTCCTGCAGATGCGCTCCTGCTATATAACTTGCAGGATATCGTCCTTGCACGGCGTATGATTACACGTTCCTCGACCAACCGAGCCATCATCGAACAACACAAATTTAATGCGCTCCTCGGCTTTGTCGAAACCACAGAGTGCCGCCGCAACGTTATCCTTTCGTATTTCGGAGAACACAGAAAAGAAAAATGCGGCAACTGTGACACGTGCCTGTATCCAATTGAAACATGGGACGGTACCATTGCCGCACAAAAAGCGCTCTCCTGTGTGTACAGAACCGGCCAGCGATTTGGTGCAACACATCTTGCAGATATTTTAATCGGAAACCTTACCAAACGCGTCACAGAGCACGAACACAACCACATTAAGACATTTGCCTGCGGTAAGGACCTTGGCAAAGAGACATGGAAAGGTGTGTTCAGGCAGCTTGTAGCTCTCCAAATGCTCGACTCAGATCCCGAAAACGGCAGTCTTAAACTGAATGATATCAGCTGGCAAATTCTCCGAAGTGAAAAAACTGTATCTTTACGACGAGAATCTCTATCTGCAACTGCTGTAAAGCATGTGAGCAAAAAAGAAACAGACGCAGCCATGCAGGATGCGTTACGTCTTCCAGATGCAAACCTGTTACTGGATCTTCTCAAAATGGAACGCACCCGAGTTTCACGCGAGCAAAATATTCCTCCCTACTCGGTATTGCCGGATAAGACACTGCTGGAACTGGTTGCATACCGTCCAACGCAAAAGGATGAACTATGCAATATTCACGGCATTGGCCAAACCAAACTCGCCATGTACGGCGACCTCATACTAACAATATTAACTAACTTTGAAGCAGAACACGGCAGACCAAACTCACTTCCATCAATGCCGCAACGTGCTGCTGCCAAACAAAAGAAAAAAGAAGCCGGAAAAGCAATTACCGGCACTGTGCAGAAGTCAATTGACCTGTTCAAAGAATATGGAAATATTCTACGTGTAGCAGAAGAACGCAGCCTTGTTCCAGGCACCATCTATGGACATATTGCACGAGCTGTAGAACTGGGAGAAATTGAACTTGCCGCTGTAACGGCACAGTTAACCGCAGATGAAATTGAATCTGTCCGCGCCGAAGTGGCTGCTGCTATTGGCACAGGAACAGGTATAAAGGGAGCTCACGCCGCCCTGCACGGTAAATACGACTACGGCCTACTCCGTTGTATTGCCGTTGACCTACAAAACTCCGGTTCCGAAGAATGGTAA